One region of Hymenobacter sediminicola genomic DNA includes:
- the glyA gene encoding serine hydroxymethyltransferase translates to METQAPALVQDTAIFDLIQREKERQTHGIELIASENYVSEQVMRAQGSILTNKYAEGLPGKRYYGGCEIVDQIEQLAIDRAKQLFGVEWVNVQPHSGAQANAAVMLAVLNPGDKILGFDLSHGGHLTHGSPVNFSGKLYKPSFYGVEPETGLIDWQKVKETARREQPKLIICGASAYSRDWDYKALREAADEVGALLLADISHPSGLIAKGLLNNPFDHCHIVTTTTHKTLRGPRGGLIMLGKDFENPFGLKTPKGELRMMSALLDSGVFPGTQGGPLEHVIGAKAVAFGECLSDSYTNYTHQVIKNAQALAKGFTDRGYQIISGGTDNHLMLIDLRSKGLTGKLAENTLVKADITINKNMVPFDDKSPFVTSGMRIGSAAVTTRGLRETDMARIVDLIDDVLMHHDDDTYLLRVRGQVNEWMQQFPLFSY, encoded by the coding sequence ATGGAAACGCAAGCCCCCGCCCTCGTGCAAGACACCGCCATTTTCGACCTAATTCAGCGCGAGAAAGAGCGCCAAACCCACGGCATTGAGCTCATTGCCTCCGAAAACTACGTTTCGGAGCAGGTGATGCGGGCCCAGGGTTCCATCCTCACCAACAAGTACGCCGAAGGCTTGCCCGGCAAGCGCTACTACGGCGGCTGCGAAATAGTCGACCAGATTGAGCAGTTGGCCATCGACCGCGCCAAACAGCTCTTCGGGGTAGAGTGGGTGAACGTGCAGCCGCACTCCGGCGCCCAGGCCAACGCCGCCGTGATGCTGGCCGTCCTCAACCCCGGCGACAAAATCCTCGGCTTCGACCTCTCGCACGGTGGCCACCTCACCCACGGCTCTCCCGTCAACTTTTCGGGTAAGCTGTATAAGCCCAGCTTCTATGGTGTGGAGCCTGAAACCGGCCTCATCGACTGGCAGAAAGTAAAGGAAACTGCTCGCCGTGAGCAGCCCAAGCTCATCATCTGCGGAGCCTCGGCCTACTCCCGCGACTGGGACTACAAAGCCCTGCGCGAAGCCGCCGACGAAGTAGGCGCACTGCTGCTAGCTGACATTTCGCACCCCAGCGGCCTCATCGCCAAAGGCCTGCTCAACAACCCGTTCGACCATTGCCACATCGTCACGACGACGACGCACAAGACGCTGCGCGGCCCGCGTGGCGGCCTGATTATGCTGGGCAAGGACTTCGAAAATCCCTTCGGCCTCAAAACTCCGAAAGGTGAGCTGCGCATGATGTCGGCGCTGCTGGACTCGGGTGTGTTTCCCGGCACGCAAGGTGGCCCGCTAGAGCACGTTATTGGGGCGAAGGCCGTGGCTTTCGGCGAATGTCTCAGCGACTCCTACACCAACTATACCCACCAGGTAATTAAAAATGCCCAGGCACTGGCCAAAGGCTTCACCGACCGGGGCTACCAGATTATCTCGGGCGGTACCGACAACCACCTCATGCTCATCGACCTTCGCTCGAAGGGCCTCACCGGCAAGCTGGCGGAAAATACACTCGTCAAGGCCGATATCACCATCAACAAGAACATGGTGCCCTTCGATGACAAGTCGCCATTCGTGACCAGCGGCATGCGCATTGGCTCGGCGGCCGTCACGACCCGTGGCCTCCGGGAAACCGACATGGCCCGTATTGTCGACCTCATCGACGACGTGCTCATGCACCACGACGATGACACGTACCTGCTGCGCGTACGCGGCCAGGTGAACGAATGGATGCAACAGTTCCCGCTCTTTTCTTACTAG
- a CDS encoding YfbK domain-containing protein, whose protein sequence is MKNHLLPLLALAGSLALSPGAAAQRKTTEPIRPAAPADTMSVYGRVTDARTGQGLPGVTVLVKGTSTGVSTNHDGTYSLALPGQHRTLVFISIGYVQVEKTVPATRQLDVALRADNRQLSEVVVTARGVSKAKRTRNQQAVADAYGLAAPSGTAVGQPYYSAPPVVPGEGESYATIQENGFHSAQKDPLSTFSIDVDAASYSNVRRFLQQGQLPPRDAVRVEEMINYFQYDFPQPTGADPFSVTTELASCPWNPAHQLVQVALQGKKIETDKLPPANLVFLVDVSGSMVGADRLGLVQAGLRLLVKELRPQDRVALVVYAGAAGLVLPPTPGSKRGEILRAIDNLQAGGSTAGGAGLRLAYQVARDNFQKDGNNRVVLATDGDFNVGEQSDDAMERLIVQERESGVFLTVLGVGQGNYQDKKMELLADKGNGNYAYLDNLDEARRVLVRQFGGTLFTLAKDVKLQVEFNPARVREYRLIGYENRALAAEDFNNDRKDAGELGAGHTVTALYEVVPVGAPAAVDKLKYQASSAEKPAPASADLLTVKMRYKEPQGSKSQLLERTLRGPAVPVERASENLRFAASVAQFGMLLRESDYRGEATFAATAKLAEAARGTDTEGYRAEFVRLVKAAEGLRPGAESYGAR, encoded by the coding sequence ATGAAAAACCACCTTCTTCCGCTGCTGGCCCTGGCTGGTAGCCTTGCCCTCAGTCCTGGCGCCGCAGCCCAACGCAAAACGACAGAGCCCATTCGCCCCGCAGCCCCTGCCGATACCATGAGCGTGTACGGCCGCGTGACGGATGCCCGTACTGGTCAGGGCCTACCCGGCGTAACGGTGCTCGTGAAGGGCACGAGCACCGGCGTGTCAACCAACCACGACGGAACCTATTCGCTGGCGCTGCCCGGCCAGCACCGCACACTGGTGTTCATATCTATTGGGTATGTGCAGGTAGAAAAAACGGTGCCCGCCACACGGCAGCTGGACGTGGCTCTGAGGGCCGATAACCGGCAACTGAGCGAAGTAGTAGTGACGGCTCGCGGGGTTTCAAAAGCCAAACGCACCCGCAACCAGCAAGCTGTGGCAGATGCCTATGGGCTGGCCGCCCCGTCCGGCACAGCCGTTGGGCAGCCCTACTACTCGGCGCCGCCGGTGGTGCCGGGCGAAGGCGAATCGTATGCTACCATTCAGGAAAACGGCTTCCATTCGGCCCAAAAAGACCCGCTAAGCACCTTCAGCATTGATGTGGATGCGGCCAGCTATAGCAATGTGCGGCGCTTTTTGCAGCAGGGCCAGCTACCCCCGCGCGACGCGGTGCGGGTGGAGGAGATGATCAACTATTTTCAGTACGACTTTCCGCAGCCCACCGGTGCCGACCCGTTTTCGGTGACGACGGAGCTGGCCAGCTGCCCCTGGAACCCGGCGCACCAATTGGTGCAGGTGGCGCTACAGGGCAAAAAAATAGAAACCGACAAGCTGCCACCCGCCAACCTCGTGTTTCTGGTGGATGTGTCGGGCTCAATGGTTGGCGCCGACCGGTTGGGGCTGGTGCAGGCGGGGTTGCGGTTGCTGGTGAAGGAATTGCGGCCCCAGGACCGGGTGGCGCTGGTGGTGTATGCCGGAGCCGCCGGGCTGGTGCTGCCGCCCACGCCGGGCAGCAAACGAGGCGAGATTCTGCGGGCCATTGACAACCTGCAAGCCGGCGGCTCCACGGCCGGTGGGGCAGGCCTGCGCCTAGCTTACCAAGTAGCGCGCGACAATTTTCAGAAGGATGGCAACAACCGCGTGGTGCTGGCCACCGACGGCGACTTCAATGTGGGCGAGCAGAGCGACGACGCTATGGAGCGCCTGATTGTGCAGGAGCGGGAGTCAGGCGTGTTTCTGACGGTGCTGGGCGTGGGCCAAGGCAATTATCAAGACAAGAAAATGGAGCTGCTGGCCGACAAAGGCAACGGCAACTACGCCTACCTCGACAACTTGGATGAAGCGCGGCGGGTGCTGGTGCGGCAGTTTGGCGGTACGCTGTTCACGCTGGCCAAAGACGTGAAGCTGCAAGTGGAGTTTAACCCGGCCCGTGTGCGCGAATACCGCCTCATTGGCTACGAAAACCGCGCCCTGGCCGCCGAGGACTTCAACAATGACCGCAAAGATGCCGGCGAACTGGGCGCGGGCCACACCGTGACGGCTCTCTACGAGGTGGTGCCCGTAGGAGCGCCGGCCGCCGTGGACAAACTGAAGTATCAGGCCAGTTCTGCAGAGAAGCCTGCCCCTGCTTCGGCAGATTTGCTGACCGTGAAAATGCGCTATAAGGAGCCACAGGGTAGCAAAAGCCAGCTGTTGGAGCGCACGTTGCGTGGGCCGGCAGTACCCGTGGAACGGGCTTCAGAAAACCTGCGTTTTGCGGCTAGCGTGGCCCAGTTCGGGATGCTCCTGCGCGAGTCGGACTACCGTGGCGAGGCTACTTTCGCGGCCACCGCCAAGCTGGCCGAAGCGGCGCGGGGCACTGATACGGAAGGGTATCGGGCGGAGTTTGTGCGGCTGGTGAAAGCAGCAGAAGGCCTGCGGCCCGGTGCGGAAAGCTACGGAGCACGCTAA
- a CDS encoding porin family protein: protein MNTKRIFGRLAAATLLLSVFGTAAQAQVQTHRVPAYTGKAQARPVTSYKSAARSTGGPQLGIRAGVNVSDWSGDAVQSVMDLAGYTNGAVTKSMKTGFHAGLYATLPLAPGFSIEPGVLYSEKGTKLTGSLPFEQFDFLNARVTATSRMSYVDVPVLAKVDIVPGFYLFAGPQASFLVSGKARVEAGLLGFDAYQQDFDIKDQFRPVDFSVTGGLGYQSTSGFGLSAGYDYGLSSLDKNNRFDAYNRVIKASVNYSF from the coding sequence ATGAATACGAAACGAATTTTCGGCCGTCTGGCTGCGGCTACTCTATTGCTTTCAGTTTTCGGCACTGCTGCCCAAGCGCAGGTCCAGACCCACCGCGTTCCGGCCTATACCGGCAAAGCCCAGGCCCGCCCAGTCACCTCCTATAAGTCGGCGGCTAGAAGCACCGGCGGCCCTCAACTCGGCATCCGGGCCGGCGTAAACGTGTCGGACTGGTCCGGTGACGCCGTACAGAGCGTGATGGATCTAGCGGGCTACACCAACGGCGCCGTCACGAAATCCATGAAAACCGGTTTCCATGCCGGCCTCTACGCCACGCTGCCCCTGGCACCCGGCTTCTCCATTGAGCCCGGTGTGCTGTATTCGGAGAAAGGCACTAAGCTTACCGGCTCACTGCCTTTCGAGCAGTTTGATTTCCTGAATGCCCGCGTGACAGCCACTTCGCGCATGTCATATGTTGATGTGCCGGTGCTAGCGAAAGTTGATATAGTACCTGGGTTCTATCTGTTTGCCGGTCCGCAGGCCTCGTTTCTGGTAAGCGGCAAGGCCCGCGTGGAAGCTGGTTTGCTCGGCTTCGATGCGTATCAGCAAGACTTCGACATCAAAGACCAGTTCCGCCCCGTCGATTTCAGCGTAACGGGTGGCCTGGGCTACCAGTCTACTAGCGGCTTTGGCCTGAGCGCCGGCTACGACTACGGCCTGTCGTCGCTCGATAAGAACAACCGCTTCGATGCCTACAACCGCGTCATTAAAGCATCGGTGAACTACTCGTTTTAA